In Nymphaea colorata isolate Beijing-Zhang1983 chromosome 13, ASM883128v2, whole genome shotgun sequence, one DNA window encodes the following:
- the LOC116266598 gene encoding protein Iojap, chloroplastic, with amino-acid sequence MASSLSVIFPALTLSTTASLTSIQSRHFLSTLLFPSHRNKSKPLALVASKKNFGMVEGMNEDMDDVLDDLFEKHGKVVFRSTDQKPVSKEASDDAESLSFAVALAKVASDVKASEIRLLFVKPLVYWTRFFIIATAFSRPQIDAISTKIRDVAEKQFNKVASGDTKANSWTLLDFGDVVVHIFLPQQREFYNLEEFYGNATSIELPFDSQSSSRS; translated from the exons ATGGCGTCGTCGTTGTCCGTAATTTTCCCTGCGCTTACTCTCTCGACGACTGCTTCCCTCACGTCCATCCAAAGCAGACACTTCTTAAGCACCCTTCTCTTCCCATCCCATCGAAATAAGTCTAAACCCCTTGCTCTGGTTGCTTCCAAGAAGAACTTCGGAATGGTCGAG GGCATGAATGAGGATATGGACGATGTGCTAGATGATCTATTTGAGAAGCATGGGAAAGTGGTGTTTAGAAGCACTGATCAGAAGCCAGTCAGTAAAGAAGCTAGCGATGATGCAGAAAGCTTGTCAT TTGCTGTAGCTTTAGCTAAGGTTGCAAGTGATGTGAAGGCCTCTGAAATACGGCTTCTATTTGTAAAGCCTCTGGTCTACTGGACTCGCTTCTTTATAATCGCTACAGCTTTTTCTCGACCTCAAATTGATGCTATCAG CACAAAGATTAGAGATGTAGCAGAAAAGCAATTTAATAAAGTTGCTTCTGGTGACACAAAAGCCAATTCATGGACTTTGCTGGACTTTG GTGATGTTGTAGTGCACATTTTTCTCCCTCAACAACGGGAATTTTACAACCTTGAAGAATTTTATGGAAATGCCACCTCTATTGAGCTTCCTTTTGATTCTCAATCCTCCAGTCGTAGCTAA
- the LOC116267253 gene encoding beta-fructofuranosidase, insoluble isoenzyme CWINV1-like has product MYYKGLYHLFYQYNPYGSIWGNIIWAHSISTDLINWFPLEPAIVPSEPFDIYGCWSGSATILPGDRPAILYTGLNSSNTQLQNIAFPKDPYDPFLREWVKPSYNPLMAPTASNGINSSSFRDPTTAWRGPDGVWRTIVGSKIDRKGLAILYRSSDFINWKLAEEPLHYSEGSGMWECPDFYPVSVNGTVGLDTSVLGSNVKHVLKVSLDDNKIDYYTVGTYLHEQDKYVPDNTSADGATGLRYDYGKFYASKTFYDDRKNRRILWGWINESDSAREDVQKGWAGVQTIPRKIWLDESGSRLVQWPVEELNDLRGKRVKLNAKRLESGSSVQVGGVQASQADVDVSFKVEDLSKVEVLADPNLLASPQLICSKMGASVNGEVGPFGLLVLASQDLQEQTAVFFRVYKSERNKLLVVMCSDQSKSSLDTDVDKTTYGGFVDVDISDGTISLRTLIDHSIVESFGGGGKTCITARVYPKLAVGDDARLHVFNKGSSAVTVSKFRAWSMRKPSIN; this is encoded by the exons ATGTATTACAAAGGACTCTACCATTTGTTCTACCAGTACAATCCATATGGTTCCATATGGGGAAACATAATTTGGGCTCACTCGATATCAACAGACTTGATCAACTGGTTCCCTCTTGAGCCTGCAATCGTCCCCTCCGAACCATTCGACATCTACGGCTGCTGGTCTGGTTCTGCCACCATCCTTCCAGGTGACAGACCAGCAATCCTGTACACAGGACTGAATTCATCGAACACCCAACTCCAAAACATTGCCTTCCCCAAGGACCCATATGACCCTTTCCTCAGAGAATGGGTGAAGCCTTCTTACAACCCTCTGATGGCCCCAACAGCCAGCAATGGCATCAACTCCAGCTCCTTCAGAGATCCCACCACTGCCTGGAGAGGCCCAGATGGTGTATGGAGAACCATTGTGGGAAGTAAAATTGATCGGAAAGGACTAGCAATTCTATACAGAAGCAGTGACTTCATTAACTGGAAGCTGGCCGAAGAACCCTTGCATTACTCAGAGGGCTCGGGGATGTGGGAGTGCCCTGATTTCTACCCTGTCTCTGTCAATGGAACCGTGGGGCTGGACACCTCTGTTTTAGGCTCCAATGTCAAGCATGTTCTCAAGGTAAGTCTGGACGACAATAAGATCGATTACTACACTGTTGGTACATACTTGCACGAACAAGATAAGTATGTACCGGATAACACATCAGCCGACGGCGCCACCGGACTCCGGTACGATTACGGGAAGTTTTATGCGTCGAAGACATTTTACGACGACCGGAAGAACAGAAGGATCCTTTGGGGATGGATCAACGAGTCGGACAGTGCCAGGGAAGACGTTCAAAAGGGATGGGCTGGTGTGCAA ACAATCCCAAGGAAGATTTGGCTGGATGAAAGTGGAAGCAGGCTTGTTCAATGGCCGGTTGAGGAGTTGAACGACCTGCGGGGCAAGAGAGTTAAGCTTAATGCTAAACGTCTTGAGAGCGGGTCATCGGTTCAAGTTGGAGGTGTCCAAGCTTCCCAG gCAGATGTTGATGTGTCTTTCAAAGTTGAAGACTTGAGCAAGGTAGAGGTGCTGGCTGATCCGAACCTGCTTGCGAGCCCACAACTGATATGCAGCAAGATGGGTGCCTCGGTCAACGGTGAGGTTGGCCCCTTTGGCCTGTTGGTCTTGGCCTCCCAGGACTTGCAAGAGCAAACTGCAGTCTTCTTCCGCGTGTACAAGAGCGAAAGGAATAAGCTCCTTGTCGTTATGTGCAGCGACCAAAGCAA GTCGAGCCTTGATACGGACGTGGACAAGACAACTTACGGAGGCTTCGTTGACGTCGACATATCTGATGGCACCATCTCCTTGCGGACTCTG ATCGATCACTCTATAGTGGAGAGCTTCGGTGGTGGCGGGAAGACGTGCATCACGGCCCGAGTTTACCCGAAGCTGGCAGTGGGAGACGATGCCAGGCTCCATGTCTTCAACAAAGGATCCTCTGCTGTCACAGTCTCCAAATTCAGAGCATGGTCCATGCGGAAGCCTTCCATTAACTGA
- the LOC116267010 gene encoding uncharacterized protein LOC116267010, protein MRPLDEKETTVVFEKLFKFVGSNLKDIVERRSAGDGPGGEDGRFCFRLHKNRVLYAAEPVVRRATNVARDRLVSLGTCIGKFTKGGDFRLTIQCLDLLAAHAKHKVWLKPAAEMSFLYGNHVLKGGVGRISENTSVNDGVVVLSMSDIPLGFGVAAKSTQDCRKLDPNGIVVLHQADIGEYLRMEDEL, encoded by the coding sequence ATGCGGCCTCTCGACGAGAAGGAGACCACCGTTGTCTTCGAGAAGCTGTTCAAGTTTGTGGGCAGCAACCTTAAAGACATCGTCGAGCGCCGCTCAGCCGGTGACGGCCCCGGCGGCGAGGACGGTCGCTTTTGCTTCCGCCTCCACAAGAACCGCGTCTTGTACGCCGCCGAGCCCGTTGTCCGCCGCGCCACCAACGTCGCCCGTGACCGCCTTGTCAGCCTCGGCACCTGCATCGGCAAGTTCACCAAGGGCGGGGACTTCCGCCTTACCATCCAGTGCCTGGACCTCCTTGCCGCCCATGCCAAGCACAAGGTCTGGCTCAAGCCTGCCGCGGAGATGTCCTTCCTTTATGGCAATCACGTCCTTAAGGGCGGCGTCGGCCGGATCTCCGAAAATACCTCTGTCAATGACGGCGTAGTCGTCTTATCTATGTCTGACATCCCCCTCGGCTTTGGCGTCGCCGCCAAGTCGACGCAGGACTGCCGCAAGCTGGACCCTAACGGGATCGTCGTCTTGCACCAGGCTGACATCGGCGAGTATTTGAGGATGGAAGACGAGCTGTGA